A region from the Equus asinus isolate D_3611 breed Donkey chromosome 3, EquAss-T2T_v2, whole genome shotgun sequence genome encodes:
- the LOC106829803 gene encoding group XIIA secretory phospholipase A2 isoform X4, whose product MALLLLLLLPAAVGGQEQAQATDWRATLKTIRNGVHKIDTYLNAALDLLGGEDGLCQYKCRDGSKPVPRYGYKPSPPNGCGSPLFGVHLNIGIPSLTKCCNQHDRCYETCGKSKNDCDEEFQDCLSKICRDVQKTLGLAQHVQACETTVELLFDSVIHLGCKPYLDSQRAACRCRYEEKTDL is encoded by the exons ATGGCCCTGCTCCTCTTGCTTCTCCTGCCGGCCGCGGTCGGGGGCCAGGAGCAGGCCCAGGCCACCGACTGGAGGGCCACCCTCAAGACCATCCGGAACGGCGTCCACAAGATAGACACCTACCTGAACGCCGCCCTGGACCTGCTGGGGGGCGAGGACGGGCTGTGCCAGTACAAGTGCCGCGACG gATCTAAGCCTGTCCCACGTTATGGTTATAAACCCTCCCCACCGAATGGATGTGGCTCTCCACTGTTTGGTGTTCAT CTTAACATCGGCATCCCCTCCCTGACGAAGTGCTGCAACCAGCACGACCGCTGCTATGAGACCTGCGGCAAAAGCAAGAACGACTGCGATGAGGAGTTCCAGGATTGCCTCTCGAAGATCTGCCGGGACGTGCAGAAGACACTGGGCCTGGCTCAGCACGTGCAGG CGTGTGAGACAACAGTGGAGCTCCTGTTTGACAGTGTCATCCACTTAGGCTGCAAGCCGTACCTGGACAGCCAGCGTGCCGCGTGTAGGTGTCGCTATGAAGAGAAAACTGATCTTTAA